The sequence AGTTTCAAGATAGCTTGGATGCGAGTCGTCAAGTATTAAGATATTATCCCACAGGTAAAATGCTATAAGGAAGAAAAGTGCGGCGCACAGAATAACTATAAATCTCTTATGCAGCAAAATCATACCCCCATAAACTTACTATAGTAGAATTTGAACAATTTGTTATACATTATTTATATGAAGGTAGTTGATGTTATATATTAAGGGTGCAAGTCTATTTTTAAAAAAAATTGCCAGCGGATAGGGATGAGCTATATCCAAAAAAAGTGTGAAATAAAAAACTCCTTCTAAAAAGGAGTTTAGCAGTGTCGCGGTACTTTATTCTTATCAGAAATCATAAGGAATCAGTGGGTAATCAATCGTTTTCTATAAAAGATATGTCAATTTCCAAAGAGCCTCCAACATTTAGCATGAGAGGAATTGATACTGTAGTCAGCTTATTTGGTGAAAACTGCATGTTATCGCCTGTAAGTATTGTCGGAGGGGTAATGTCTATATTTAGGCCTTTACCATAGAAAACTGTGGCGGTATTTCCCATTATCATATTTCCTAATTCTGACAATGCGCTTTTTGCCATTTCATCCAGCTCAGTTACGGGCATGCCCATCATCATTGCGGATGCTATACTGCGTGCTACGTCCTTGCTCATGGAGAAAACTGCCTGAC comes from Clostridia bacterium and encodes:
- a CDS encoding chemotaxis protein CheX, encoding MNVQYINPFIEASKNVLKEVAAIDLTLGKVYVKNAPYSSSNVVIIVGITGKIKGQAVFSMSKDVARSIASAMMMGMPVTELDEMAKSALSELGNMIMGNTATVFYGKGLNIDITPPTILTGDNMQFSPNKLTTVSIPLMLNVGGSLEIDISFIEND